A part of Candidatus Acidiferrales bacterium genomic DNA contains:
- a CDS encoding ParB/RepB/Spo0J family partition protein, translating into MTRNALGKGLSALIREPEAGAPATPVGKVGGTTGAQATSAVAGAAVAPARVPERTDGDSVLQIDIDVIEPSPYQPRTRFSQSALDELAQSIARTGIIQPIVVRRNGARFQLLAGERRWRAAQLAGMHKVPAVVRDVTDEKAMEITLVENLQREDLNPIEQATAYDRLIQEFHLTQEEAAMRTGKDRVTVANALRLLRLEAPVRELVEDGRLSAGHARALLGIEDARLRLETAKRAARGNLTVRAIERLATRRRQRGATQPLGGQIDANTRAAIEELQRVLGTRVSVRPRTALRPGELVIEYYNDTDLDRIYRLIAER; encoded by the coding sequence ATGACCAGAAACGCTCTGGGGAAAGGGCTCAGCGCGCTCATTCGGGAGCCTGAAGCTGGGGCTCCGGCAACTCCTGTTGGCAAGGTCGGCGGGACGACTGGGGCACAGGCGACCAGTGCAGTGGCTGGAGCGGCGGTAGCCCCTGCGCGGGTTCCTGAGCGAACTGATGGCGATTCTGTCTTGCAAATCGACATCGACGTGATTGAGCCGAGCCCATACCAACCGCGCACGCGCTTTTCGCAATCCGCGCTTGATGAATTGGCCCAGTCCATTGCGCGGACTGGAATTATCCAGCCCATTGTCGTGCGCAGAAACGGGGCGCGTTTCCAGCTTCTCGCGGGCGAGCGGCGCTGGCGCGCCGCGCAACTTGCCGGAATGCACAAAGTTCCGGCGGTGGTTCGAGACGTAACGGATGAGAAGGCGATGGAAATCACGCTGGTTGAAAATCTCCAGCGCGAGGACCTCAACCCTATCGAGCAGGCGACCGCTTATGACCGGCTGATCCAGGAGTTTCACCTGACGCAAGAAGAAGCAGCGATGCGAACGGGGAAGGATCGCGTGACAGTGGCGAATGCGCTGCGACTCCTGCGGCTTGAAGCACCCGTCAGGGAACTCGTGGAGGACGGCCGGTTGAGCGCAGGGCACGCTCGTGCATTGCTGGGGATCGAAGATGCGAGGCTGCGGCTAGAAACTGCCAAGCGCGCGGCCCGCGGCAATTTGACCGTGCGAGCGATTGAGCGCTTGGCGACGCGCCGACGGCAGCGTGGCGCGACTCAGCCGCTGGGCGGGCAGATCGATGCAAACACGCGGGCGGCGATTGAGGAGCTGCAGCGCGTCCTGGGAACGCGTGTTTCCGTTCGCCCGCGCACCGCGTTGCGCCCAGGAGAGCTTGTTATCGAATACTACAACGACACCGATTTGGACCGTATTTACAGGCTCATTGCTGAGAGATAA
- a CDS encoding polymer-forming cytoskeletal protein, with product MASKWLGGRSNGSSEWAGFIDHSVSFEGKLRVGGMFRVDGQVKGDITSEHGLLLGENAKVEGQIHANDVTIAGRFDGQIFAKQRVEIQPKGVVTGEIHAPCLVIHSGGVLDGQCHMLSAATQAEEAHTIAIPIRSAVQS from the coding sequence ATGGCTTCGAAGTGGCTGGGCGGGCGTTCCAACGGCTCTTCCGAATGGGCCGGATTTATTGATCACAGCGTGAGCTTTGAAGGCAAGCTCAGGGTCGGCGGAATGTTTCGCGTCGACGGGCAAGTGAAAGGCGACATCACGTCCGAGCATGGATTGCTGCTCGGGGAAAACGCGAAGGTTGAAGGCCAGATCCACGCGAACGATGTGACGATTGCCGGGCGATTCGACGGGCAGATTTTCGCGAAGCAGCGCGTCGAAATTCAGCCGAAAGGCGTAGTGACGGGCGAAATTCACGCTCCCTGCCTGGTGATTCATTCCGGCGGTGTACTCGACGGTCAGTGCCACATGCTTTCCGCAGCGACGCAAGCCGAAGAGGCTCACACCATTGCTATTCCCATCCGGTCGGCGGTACAAAGCTGA
- the purD gene encoding phosphoribosylamine--glycine ligase produces MPFFACAGDGKRSVDTPQTRALSWLADFKRMKILVIGGGGREHALVWKLRQSASVERIWCAPGNDGIAQDAECVVAKTSDVDALAALAESLRADLTVVGPEQPLVLGIADEFARHDLLLLGPSGGAARLEGSKIFAKEFMRRHGIPTASTYGTFDSAAKAREALVNADMPVVVKADGLCAGKGVLVTSSAGEAATFITRLMESDDFGAAGNHVIIEECLQGPELSYIVLTDGDRFAPLAASRDYKRVGDGNAGPNTGGMGAISSDELLSAEMERVIQEKIVRPAIEGMANDGTPYRGFLYFGLMMTPAGPKVLEFNCRLGDPETEALVMRMNFDLAEALFAAAKGRLASAEMSWEPKASCCVVLAAEGYPQKPKMGAEISGLPSREKSSSATVFHAGTRKLDGQYRVNGGRVLTVAAAGESLAQARLRAYAEAKKISFEGMQYRGDIGGEMDRAEGEVARR; encoded by the coding sequence ATGCCGTTTTTCGCCTGCGCGGGCGATGGGAAACGCAGTGTTGACACGCCGCAGACGCGCGCTTTATCGTGGCTTGCTGACTTTAAGCGAATGAAGATTCTTGTGATTGGCGGAGGCGGACGCGAGCACGCGCTCGTCTGGAAATTGCGCCAGAGCGCAAGCGTGGAGCGCATTTGGTGCGCGCCCGGAAACGATGGCATCGCACAAGACGCGGAATGCGTCGTGGCAAAAACCTCTGACGTAGACGCTCTCGCTGCGCTTGCTGAAAGCCTTCGCGCGGACTTGACTGTTGTCGGGCCTGAGCAGCCGCTTGTTCTGGGCATTGCGGACGAATTTGCCCGGCACGACCTGCTTCTCCTCGGTCCGTCGGGCGGCGCCGCGCGACTGGAGGGCAGCAAGATTTTCGCCAAGGAGTTCATGCGCCGGCATGGAATTCCCACAGCTTCGACCTACGGCACGTTCGATTCCGCGGCGAAAGCTCGCGAAGCGCTGGTCAATGCAGACATGCCCGTGGTCGTGAAAGCAGACGGCCTATGCGCAGGGAAGGGTGTCTTGGTGACGTCGTCCGCCGGCGAAGCGGCGACGTTCATCACTCGCCTCATGGAAAGCGACGACTTCGGAGCCGCCGGCAATCACGTGATTATCGAAGAATGTCTCCAGGGTCCCGAACTTTCGTATATTGTTTTGACCGATGGCGACCGCTTCGCCCCGCTAGCAGCGTCGCGGGACTATAAACGCGTTGGCGACGGAAACGCCGGGCCAAACACAGGAGGCATGGGCGCCATTTCGAGCGACGAGCTGCTGTCCGCGGAAATGGAGCGTGTAATCCAGGAAAAGATCGTTCGTCCAGCCATTGAAGGCATGGCCAACGACGGCACACCCTACCGCGGATTTTTGTACTTCGGGCTGATGATGACTCCGGCGGGCCCCAAAGTCCTGGAATTCAATTGCCGCCTTGGCGACCCGGAGACCGAAGCGCTGGTGATGCGCATGAATTTTGATCTGGCGGAGGCGCTTTTCGCAGCCGCCAAGGGACGCTTGGCAAGCGCGGAAATGTCGTGGGAGCCAAAAGCGAGTTGCTGCGTTGTCCTGGCCGCCGAAGGATATCCGCAAAAGCCGAAAATGGGCGCAGAAATTTCCGGCCTGCCGAGCCGGGAAAAATCATCCTCTGCAACCGTTTTTCACGCCGGGACGCGGAAACTCGATGGCCAATATCGCGTCAATGGCGGCCGCGTACTCACCGTCGCGGCGGCTGGCGAAAGCCTCGCGCAAGCGCGTCTGCGCGCCTATGCCGAGGCAAAAAAGATTTCGTTTGAAGGAATGCAGTATCGCGGGGACATCGGCGGCGAAATGGACCGCGCGGAGGGTGAAGTGGCTCGCCGTTGA
- the rsmG gene encoding 16S rRNA (guanine(527)-N(7))-methyltransferase RsmG produces the protein MRRILEPYGTSVSESESAKIRAYIELLTAWNRKIALTAVKSEDEILRFHFGESLFALKKWSIEKGRLADVGTGAGFPGLALKIVRPELRVTVIDPNKKKCAFLHEVVRVLEFRDVEIQPTSFEAVSIEAGALSCVTSRALGVTPKFLSWSRSKLDAAGRILLWIGKDDCRDLLAVSEWSWGEPTLIPGTSNRMILAGTPKNPH, from the coding sequence ATGCGCAGAATCTTGGAGCCATACGGGACCTCCGTCTCCGAGTCGGAATCCGCAAAAATCCGCGCCTATATTGAGTTATTGACGGCCTGGAATCGCAAGATCGCTCTTACGGCCGTGAAATCGGAAGATGAGATTCTGAGATTTCACTTTGGCGAGAGCCTGTTTGCCCTGAAAAAGTGGTCCATAGAAAAAGGTCGGCTAGCCGACGTTGGTACGGGAGCTGGTTTTCCGGGTCTGGCGCTCAAAATCGTGAGACCGGAACTCAGAGTGACGGTTATCGATCCCAATAAAAAGAAGTGCGCCTTTCTGCACGAAGTGGTTCGCGTTCTTGAGTTTCGCGATGTGGAGATTCAGCCCACCAGTTTTGAGGCCGTTTCGATTGAGGCTGGGGCGCTTTCCTGCGTCACATCTCGCGCCTTGGGAGTGACGCCGAAGTTCCTGAGCTGGTCCAGGAGCAAACTTGACGCGGCAGGGCGAATCTTGCTGTGGATCGGCAAAGACGATTGCCGCGACCTGCTCGCGGTCTCTGAGTGGAGTTGGGGCGAGCCGACGCTCATTCCTGGTACGTCGAACAGGATGATTCTAGCTGGGACACCGAAAAATCCCCACTGA
- a CDS encoding CPBP family intramembrane glutamic endopeptidase — MHWDYVLILGVLGVAVPWRSTVRVRELLGQPALASSERVLLYASTILFQWTLTAVILWRCYVHGTSRLALGFAFPEPLRALWISAGLSIALVFNQIYGIRRLISFPPEKRGLIWRLAEKLLPREPREAILAVFLAATVAICEEIIFRGFVETIFQRVLHDSVVAGAIVSAAFFAVAHLYQGKRGLITTFIVGIVFSAVRIFSDSLVPCIIVHFIVDISAGIVVARGMGISMWAGSSVS; from the coding sequence ATGCACTGGGATTACGTTCTCATTCTCGGCGTTCTGGGTGTTGCGGTTCCGTGGCGCAGCACTGTGCGCGTGCGGGAATTGCTGGGCCAGCCAGCACTGGCCTCCTCCGAACGCGTTTTGCTCTACGCATCGACGATCTTATTTCAATGGACTTTGACCGCCGTGATTCTCTGGCGGTGCTATGTGCACGGCACTTCGCGATTGGCGCTCGGCTTTGCCTTCCCAGAGCCGCTTCGCGCCTTGTGGATCAGCGCTGGACTTTCGATCGCTCTCGTCTTCAATCAAATTTACGGAATTCGCCGGCTTATTTCTTTTCCTCCCGAAAAACGCGGCTTGATATGGAGGCTTGCGGAAAAACTCTTGCCCCGCGAGCCCCGCGAAGCCATCCTTGCGGTGTTTCTGGCGGCCACGGTGGCAATCTGCGAGGAAATTATTTTCCGCGGCTTTGTCGAGACTATCTTTCAGCGCGTCCTGCATGACTCGGTGGTTGCCGGAGCGATCGTTTCAGCTGCATTTTTCGCCGTAGCGCATCTGTATCAAGGAAAGAGGGGACTAATAACTACATTTATAGTTGGTATTGTCTTTTCCGCCGTGCGGATTTTCTCTGACAGTTTGGTTCCATGCATCATCGTCCACTTTATCGTGGACATTTCGGCTGGAATTGTCGTGGCCAGAGGGATGGGGATTTCTATGTGGGCCGGGTCGAGCGTTAGCTAG
- a CDS encoding AAA family ATPase, translating into MGRIIAIANQKGGVGKTTTAVNLSASLAAQERRTLVIDSDPQANTTGGLGFPKDPTRRTLYNAIILDEPAERVIIPSQVSGLDVIPSDKNLAGAAVELVNSEEREFRLKRFAESIRDRYDFILIDCPPALDLLTINALAASDAVLVPIQCEYYAMEGVAELLDTLMRLRRTINPALAVEGILLTMYDDRTTLSKQVAADLRSFFGAQVFETAIPRNVRLAEAPSYGKPIIFYDIHSKGAESYIQLAKEVITNDQKRSGERAQRAHSGA; encoded by the coding sequence GTGGGCCGCATTATCGCGATCGCCAATCAGAAGGGTGGCGTTGGGAAGACAACGACAGCAGTAAATCTCAGTGCGTCGCTCGCCGCGCAAGAGAGGCGTACACTGGTCATAGATTCTGATCCGCAGGCAAACACGACGGGCGGTTTGGGATTTCCGAAGGACCCGACGCGACGGACTCTCTATAACGCAATCATTCTCGATGAACCCGCCGAGCGCGTCATCATTCCATCACAGGTTTCTGGTCTCGATGTCATCCCATCGGATAAGAATCTCGCGGGCGCAGCGGTGGAACTCGTCAACTCCGAAGAAAGGGAGTTCCGACTCAAGAGATTTGCGGAATCCATTCGCGACCGCTACGATTTCATTCTCATTGACTGTCCCCCGGCGCTCGACCTCCTGACCATCAATGCCTTGGCCGCGAGCGACGCGGTATTGGTTCCGATCCAATGCGAATACTATGCTATGGAGGGAGTTGCAGAGTTGCTCGATACGCTCATGCGGCTGCGCCGAACGATCAATCCGGCACTGGCAGTCGAGGGAATTCTTCTGACGATGTACGACGACCGGACGACGCTCTCAAAACAGGTTGCTGCGGATCTCAGGAGTTTCTTCGGGGCGCAGGTATTTGAAACCGCGATCCCAAGAAACGTAAGGCTAGCTGAAGCACCAAGTTACGGAAAGCCAATCATATTCTACGACATACATAGTAAAGGTGCCGAGAGTTATATCCAACTCGCGAAGGAGGTTATCACAAATGACCAGAAACGCTCTGGGGAAAGGGCTCAGCGCGCTCATTCGGGAGCCTGA
- the purE gene encoding 5-(carboxyamino)imidazole ribonucleotide mutase: protein MAAKQNAKALVGVIMGSDSDYPVMAEAGRMLEKFGIGFEVEVVSAHRSPARAAEYAETAARRGLKAIIVGAGGAAHLAGVVAALTTLPVIGVPMPSTSLNGMDSLLSTVQMPGGVSVATMAIGKPGATNAGIFAAQILALSDAEIARRLADYKKELDAGVAEKSARLKREIAEKK from the coding sequence GTGGCGGCAAAGCAAAATGCAAAAGCACTTGTAGGCGTAATCATGGGCTCGGATTCCGATTATCCGGTGATGGCCGAGGCCGGCCGCATGCTGGAAAAATTCGGCATCGGATTTGAAGTCGAAGTTGTCTCCGCGCATCGTTCGCCCGCGCGTGCTGCGGAATATGCCGAAACAGCGGCCAGGCGCGGTTTGAAAGCCATCATTGTCGGCGCAGGCGGCGCAGCGCATTTGGCCGGAGTGGTCGCGGCGCTAACCACGCTGCCGGTCATCGGCGTGCCGATGCCCTCCACTTCGCTGAATGGCATGGATTCTTTGCTTTCCACCGTGCAAATGCCAGGCGGCGTATCCGTGGCAACGATGGCCATCGGAAAGCCAGGCGCAACGAACGCCGGAATTTTCGCCGCGCAGATTCTCGCTCTGTCGGACGCGGAAATCGCCCGCAGGCTCGCGGACTATAAGAAAGAACTCGACGCCGGCGTCGCGGAGAAGAGTGCGCGGTTGAAGCGTGAAATCGCCGAGAAAAAATAG